Proteins from a single region of Sporosarcina sp. P33:
- the dctP gene encoding TRAP transporter substrate-binding protein DctP, whose translation MSKKFMPLASLLLIILLVLSGCQLNQTIPEGEQRVYKWRMVTHQIPGTARYDGTILPFVKAVEEMSGGRLLIEPFGANILFPTNETFDMVKNGVVDVAAVYTGFWTGKDPVFALGGGTIPGDPISGFEEHFYRSEKLQPIMDKAYEKHKIKSLGAFDYAPEEILMSQVPIRSIEDFKGKNIRAAGVASLFYGKLGASAISLSAPEIYTGLQLGTVEAAEFNDYLVNGEMGLDEVSKYITEPALHVGPSSDKELIANPKSWEELPDDLKEIVLVARDKVRYESAIAYGVESQKAKTEWMNNPKIEFIQLPDEDVEKMREKGFELLNDYKEKSEASKEYVEQYADLLAELGYTEQAKKIGYKE comes from the coding sequence ATGTCAAAGAAATTTATGCCGCTCGCTAGTTTACTGCTTATCATTCTACTGGTTCTGTCAGGCTGCCAGCTGAATCAGACAATCCCCGAAGGTGAACAGCGGGTGTACAAGTGGCGTATGGTCACACATCAAATACCCGGAACTGCACGTTATGACGGGACAATTCTGCCGTTCGTAAAAGCAGTAGAAGAAATGTCCGGCGGTCGGTTACTGATTGAACCTTTCGGCGCGAATATATTATTCCCGACGAATGAAACATTTGATATGGTGAAAAACGGCGTAGTGGATGTCGCAGCTGTCTACACGGGTTTTTGGACAGGAAAAGATCCAGTGTTTGCCCTAGGCGGCGGCACAATTCCCGGTGATCCTATTTCAGGTTTTGAAGAACACTTCTACCGTTCAGAAAAGCTTCAGCCAATTATGGATAAAGCCTACGAAAAACATAAAATCAAAAGTTTAGGTGCCTTCGATTATGCGCCGGAAGAAATTCTGATGTCCCAGGTGCCAATCCGCTCGATAGAAGATTTTAAAGGAAAGAACATTCGGGCAGCGGGGGTTGCGAGTCTGTTTTACGGAAAGCTGGGTGCATCCGCTATATCGTTATCTGCTCCTGAAATCTATACAGGCTTACAGCTTGGAACAGTGGAGGCCGCTGAATTTAATGATTATCTCGTAAATGGGGAAATGGGATTGGATGAAGTATCGAAATATATTACGGAACCCGCCCTGCATGTAGGGCCAAGTTCTGATAAAGAGTTAATTGCAAACCCTAAATCATGGGAAGAGCTGCCTGATGATTTAAAAGAAATTGTTCTGGTAGCAAGAGACAAAGTCCGTTATGAATCCGCAATTGCATACGGTGTGGAAAGTCAAAAAGCGAAGACAGAATGGATGAACAATCCTAAGATTGAATTCATTCAATTACCTGATGAGGATGTAGAAAAGATGCGTGAAAAAGGCTTCGAATTATTGAACGATTATAAAGAAAAAAGTGAAGCCAGTAAAGAGTACGTGGAGCAATATGCTGACCTGCTTGCGGAACTCGGTTACACCGAGCAAGCTAAAAAAATAGGCTATAAAGAATAG
- a CDS encoding SET domain-containing protein: protein MIEVKLSPIGDGENNRGVFATCDIKKGQLLHAAPVIAYPNEDHQHIEKTVLADYAFEYGVNHTAILLGYGMLFNHSYEPNATYDINFDNHTFDFFAYKDIKAGEEILINYNGDVDDDEQLWFNEDYDGTAND from the coding sequence ATAATAGAAGTAAAGCTTTCTCCCATTGGTGATGGAGAAAACAACAGAGGGGTATTCGCTACCTGCGATATTAAAAAAGGGCAGCTATTGCACGCAGCTCCTGTCATTGCCTACCCAAACGAAGATCACCAGCATATTGAAAAAACCGTACTGGCAGACTATGCTTTTGAATACGGAGTAAACCATACTGCCATCCTGCTTGGCTACGGAATGCTGTTCAATCACTCGTATGAACCGAACGCAACCTATGATATTAATTTTGATAACCACACATTTGATTTCTTTGCCTATAAAGATATTAAGGCAGGGGAAGAAATTTTGATTAACTATAACGGCGACGTTGATGATGATGAGCAATTATGGTTTAATGAAGATTATGACGGCACGGCTAATGATTAA
- a CDS encoding IS3 family transposase (programmed frameshift), with amino-acid sequence MGKNVYSSEVKWAVVKDKLSGELTTKEIMEKHGVKNKSQIETWMRWYRANEIYRFDQPIGKQYTFGHGPELSSEADKKERQMSHLKMENEILKKVHGDRKEIEKEIVLQIVEKLKKKYTITAILSALGVPRATYYRWRLEETDKSLSVEEEAIIELCKRTKYRNGHRKIKAFLKQEYNIELNRNTVQRLMQKHNLQCRIKPKRKWKSQGESIIIAPDLLKRNFTASEPNQKWVTDITYIQYGSTTKYLSTIMDLYNNEIVAYKLYDHQQTPLVIDTLKAALAARNHPTGVIIHSDQGSVYTSYAYQAYIKDNDLIGSMSRRGNCWDNAVIESFHSSLKSEEFQYVKFNSLRNNIVVERVIAYLNYYNEERIQEKLGYLTPIKYGVKAA; translated from the exons GTGGGCAAAAACGTATATTCAAGCGAAGTAAAATGGGCAGTTGTCAAAGATAAATTGAGTGGGGAATTAACAACTAAAGAAATTATGGAGAAGCACGGAGTCAAAAATAAATCCCAGATTGAAACCTGGATGAGATGGTATCGTGCAAATGAAATATATCGTTTTGATCAACCGATAGGTAAACAATATACCTTCGGTCATGGGCCAGAACTTTCGAGTGAAGCGGACAAGAAAGAACGACAGATGTCTCATTTAAAAATGGAGAATGAGATTCTAA AAAAAGTACATGGAGATCGAAAGGAGATTGAGAAAGAAATAGTTCTTCAGATTGTGGAAAAACTAAAAAAGAAGTATACAATAACAGCCATTTTATCCGCATTAGGAGTACCACGAGCTACCTACTATAGGTGGCGTCTGGAGGAAACGGATAAGTCTCTTTCAGTGGAAGAGGAGGCTATTATAGAATTGTGTAAACGCACTAAATATCGGAATGGACATAGAAAAATCAAAGCATTTCTAAAGCAGGAATACAACATAGAATTGAATCGCAATACGGTTCAACGCCTCATGCAAAAGCATAACTTACAGTGTCGTATCAAGCCTAAACGAAAGTGGAAATCTCAAGGGGAAAGTATCATAATTGCCCCAGATCTTCTTAAACGTAATTTCACAGCTAGTGAACCGAATCAGAAGTGGGTAACCGACATCACCTATATCCAGTATGGTAGTACGACAAAATATCTTTCAACCATTATGGATTTATACAATAATGAAATTGTTGCTTACAAATTATACGACCATCAACAGACACCACTCGTAATTGACACGTTAAAGGCGGCACTAGCTGCGAGAAACCACCCCACAGGAGTGATTATACATTCGGATCAAGGGAGTGTGTATACGTCATACGCGTATCAAGCCTATATCAAGGATAACGACCTGATCGGCAGCATGTCACGTCGAGGAAACTGTTGGGACAATGCGGTGATTGAATCATTTCATTCGAGTCTGAAATCTGAAGAATTTCAATACGTTAAATTTAATTCATTACGCAATAATATTGTAGTTGAACGAGTAATTGCCTATTTAAATTATTATAATGAAGAACGTATCCAAGAAAAATTAGGCTACCTGACACCGATAAAATATGGTGTCAAAGCAGCCTAA
- a CDS encoding LCP family protein yields MREKEKKKKKKLKRKYKRLLFFVFTLLLLAGGGYVAAQYTSGLSFANNSTMNEIHTELSDSSNTFEEFEGAEAQFGEINVLLIGNDARGDEDDSRSDALMIGHYNQSTNQVKLVSLMRDTYVEIPDHGMQKINAAFSLGGPELVRKTIKHNFDVDVQYYAIVNFEGFSKIVDVIAPDGIEVDIPYTMSHGLGLTLEPGQQKLNGDQLLGYVRFRHDIHSDYGRVERQQEALSKLKDEAMSIQTLVNLPKLMGVIEPYIDTNIDSKTIFTIGKGMITGGKDNALESLRIPVEGSFGDLRTDVGAVLEINLAQNKQALREFLSVEDENEEPTVEDEEPTEEFKIEQPANEGLEQDPQYDDNQKYKYDTEGYLSRERYYEEPAI; encoded by the coding sequence ATGAGAGAGAAAGAAAAGAAGAAAAAGAAAAAACTGAAGAGAAAATATAAACGCCTGTTATTCTTTGTATTTACGCTTCTTTTATTGGCTGGCGGAGGTTATGTGGCAGCACAGTATACAAGCGGTCTGTCATTCGCGAATAACAGTACGATGAATGAAATCCATACAGAACTCAGCGACAGCAGCAATACATTCGAGGAGTTTGAAGGAGCCGAGGCACAATTCGGCGAAATCAACGTGTTGCTGATTGGAAATGATGCAAGAGGAGACGAAGACGACTCACGATCAGATGCATTAATGATCGGCCATTATAATCAGTCCACGAACCAAGTAAAGTTAGTTTCCCTCATGCGCGATACATACGTCGAGATTCCGGATCACGGCATGCAAAAAATCAATGCGGCCTTCTCACTTGGCGGACCTGAACTGGTACGCAAAACGATTAAGCATAATTTCGATGTTGATGTGCAGTATTATGCAATTGTGAATTTTGAAGGCTTTTCAAAAATCGTAGATGTTATTGCACCCGACGGTATTGAAGTGGATATTCCATATACTATGTCGCACGGGCTGGGCTTGACGCTGGAACCCGGCCAGCAAAAACTGAACGGTGACCAATTGCTTGGCTATGTGCGTTTCCGCCATGATATCCACAGCGACTACGGGCGGGTGGAGCGCCAGCAGGAAGCGTTATCGAAACTTAAAGACGAAGCGATGAGCATACAGACACTCGTCAATTTGCCGAAACTAATGGGTGTCATCGAACCGTATATTGATACAAACATTGACAGCAAGACTATATTCACAATCGGTAAAGGAATGATTACCGGAGGAAAGGACAATGCACTCGAATCATTGCGTATTCCAGTGGAAGGTTCTTTCGGGGATCTGCGCACAGATGTTGGGGCTGTGCTGGAGATTAATTTGGCACAAAATAAACAAGCGTTACGTGAATTTTTATCTGTTGAAGATGAAAATGAAGAACCGACTGTTGAAGATGAAGAACCGACTGAAGAATTCAAAATAGAACAGCCTGCCAATGAAGGCCTTGAACAAGATCCGCAATATGATGACAATCAAAAATACAAATATGACACTGAAGGATATCTTTCCCGCGAAAGATATTATGAAGAACCTGCAATATAA
- a CDS encoding DUF4145 domain-containing protein produces MSEKVILTCPHCGNTTPMDLLNKFEKVTTEEFYEGYEAQFNDIFEVFECPVCQGFHLFHTHWNTEEAYYEGFNIYEEGKLLYPYTERLNLYALPKNVRGAYESALRVQNIDEASCVITLRRTLEMVCKDKGATTGQLHQKLNHLQQTGVLPPLMGDISKVIKDIGNMAAHGDQVTFNKYMVESLFRFTNKILEYVYILPKEMKRIKFELEQMTAEETSEEAT; encoded by the coding sequence CTTGCTGAACAAATTTGAGAAGGTAACAACCGAGGAATTTTATGAAGGCTATGAAGCGCAATTTAATGATATTTTTGAGGTTTTCGAATGTCCAGTTTGCCAAGGGTTCCATCTGTTTCATACCCATTGGAACACAGAGGAGGCTTATTATGAGGGCTTTAACATTTATGAAGAGGGTAAATTATTGTACCCTTACACTGAAAGGTTAAATCTGTACGCCCTCCCCAAGAATGTGCGAGGAGCTTATGAGTCAGCTTTGAGAGTACAGAATATTGATGAAGCTAGCTGTGTTATTACATTGAGAAGAACCCTTGAAATGGTTTGCAAGGATAAGGGAGCAACCACTGGACAACTTCATCAAAAGCTGAACCATTTACAGCAAACTGGAGTTTTACCACCTCTAATGGGCGATATTTCTAAAGTCATAAAGGACATTGGAAACATGGCAGCTCATGGAGACCAAGTGACTTTTAATAAATACATGGTAGAGAGTCTTTTTAGGTTCACAAATAAGATTCTTGAATATGTTTATATACTTCCAAAGGAAATGAAAAGGATTAAATTTGAACTTGAGCAAATGACCGCAGAAGAGACTTCAGAAGAAGCTACTTGA
- a CDS encoding TRAP transporter small permease subunit — translation MNPIITIIEKMSSIAGRIAGYLMIPLTLIVVYTIIMRRFLHDAPDWGFEVPIFIYGISILLAGAEVLRVKGHIAVDIIPRLLSPGWNKVFGIFAMLLVIFVTTFLIYRGSIMAIESTMIMEHSSHQSSFNPQIWWFKWFIPLSGFLIWLQAWAEIYKIAKGGYTDDSAI, via the coding sequence ATGAATCCTATTATAACTATTATAGAAAAAATGTCGTCCATCGCCGGTAGAATCGCAGGTTATCTGATGATTCCGCTGACACTTATCGTTGTCTATACCATTATTATGCGGCGATTTTTGCACGATGCACCCGATTGGGGATTCGAAGTGCCGATTTTCATCTATGGAATATCAATACTGCTGGCAGGTGCTGAGGTGCTGCGTGTGAAAGGGCATATTGCGGTAGATATTATTCCGCGATTGCTGTCACCGGGATGGAATAAGGTTTTTGGTATTTTCGCCATGCTGCTGGTTATTTTCGTCACCACTTTCTTAATCTATCGCGGTTCCATTATGGCAATTGAATCTACGATGATTATGGAGCATTCTTCACATCAGAGTTCATTCAATCCGCAAATTTGGTGGTTCAAGTGGTTTATTCCGCTCAGTGGTTTTCTGATTTGGCTGCAGGCCTGGGCTGAAATATATAAAATCGCAAAAGGGGGCTATACAGATGATTCTGCTATTTGA
- a CDS encoding HD domain-containing protein has protein sequence MKEMIEMCRTEVSGIYDKFDASHDLDHIDRVMKNAEKILATEPAADELVVRLAVLLHDVEDAKYEDMHEATTVELLTKIGAAQSVTDKVLSAIESVSFSGGNAKDITSIEGAIVRDADRLDAIGAVGIARAFAFGGARGRKLYDQQEEARMDMSESEYRTKETATVTHFHEKLLLLKNLMVTKEGTRLAEERHHFMEEFLQQLKNEIK, from the coding sequence ATGAAAGAAATGATTGAAATGTGCAGAACAGAAGTTTCAGGAATCTACGATAAATTTGATGCAAGTCATGATCTCGATCATATTGACCGGGTAATGAAAAATGCCGAAAAGATTTTAGCGACAGAACCGGCAGCAGATGAATTGGTTGTCCGCCTGGCGGTGCTGCTGCATGACGTGGAAGATGCGAAGTATGAAGATATGCATGAAGCGACGACAGTAGAGCTGCTGACAAAAATAGGCGCAGCACAATCGGTTACAGATAAAGTTCTTTCGGCGATTGAAAGTGTATCGTTCAGCGGCGGTAATGCAAAAGACATTACATCCATAGAGGGTGCTATTGTAAGAGATGCCGATCGCCTTGATGCAATTGGTGCAGTAGGGATTGCCCGTGCCTTTGCATTTGGCGGAGCGCGCGGCAGGAAGCTCTACGATCAGCAGGAAGAAGCCAGAATGGATATGTCAGAATCTGAATATCGTACAAAAGAAACGGCAACCGTGACACATTTCCATGAAAAGTTATTATTGCTGAAAAATTTAATGGTAACAAAAGAAGGCACCCGGCTTGCGGAGGAACGCCATCACTTTATGGAAGAATTTTTGCAGCAGCTAAAGAACGAAATTAAATGA
- a CDS encoding ring-cleaving dioxygenase has product MKIKGLHHMSAITANAKKNLDFYTNILGMRLVKKTVNQDSSSMYHLFYADEKGNPGTDVTFFEIPLAGQTYKGTNSISLTSLRVPTDQALVYWKSRFEEFHVSHEEIREQAGRSVLPFTDFEGQRLLLVSDEHNEGVTGGVPWEKSPVPQEYGIIGLGPSRLTVENAEETDELLTNILGFHKKGSYPSETEGQPDIVIYETAEGGTGAEIHVEHRTDLPRERPGRGSVHHIALRVEDEKELHAFIDKLNENGIPNSQYVDRYYFRSVYLKDPNGLTIELATDGPGFDTDEELEFLGESLALPPFLENRREEIESRLKPL; this is encoded by the coding sequence ATGAAAATTAAAGGACTGCATCATATGTCGGCTATTACTGCAAATGCAAAGAAAAACTTGGACTTCTATACGAATATTTTAGGTATGCGGCTTGTTAAAAAAACAGTTAACCAAGATTCGTCTTCCATGTATCACTTGTTTTACGCAGATGAGAAAGGAAATCCGGGGACTGATGTGACGTTCTTTGAAATACCGCTTGCGGGACAAACATATAAAGGGACCAACAGTATTTCTTTAACATCACTGCGTGTGCCGACTGATCAGGCGCTAGTGTATTGGAAGTCCAGATTTGAGGAATTCCATGTATCGCATGAAGAAATCCGGGAGCAGGCAGGCCGGTCTGTTTTGCCTTTCACGGATTTTGAAGGTCAGCGGCTGCTTTTAGTTTCGGACGAACATAATGAAGGGGTGACAGGCGGTGTGCCATGGGAGAAGAGTCCTGTCCCGCAGGAGTACGGCATCATCGGGCTGGGTCCTTCCCGTCTGACAGTAGAAAATGCAGAAGAAACGGATGAACTGCTGACGAATATTTTAGGGTTCCATAAAAAGGGCAGCTATCCTTCAGAAACGGAAGGTCAGCCGGATATCGTTATATATGAAACTGCTGAAGGCGGTACGGGTGCCGAAATACATGTGGAACATCGAACAGACCTGCCAAGAGAACGTCCGGGCAGAGGAAGTGTCCATCACATTGCCCTGCGTGTGGAAGACGAGAAAGAATTACATGCATTCATTGATAAATTGAATGAAAATGGTATTCCGAACTCCCAGTACGTGGATCGTTATTATTTCCGTTCCGTCTATTTGAAAGACCCGAACGGCCTGACGATTGAATTGGCGACAGACGGACCGGGTTTTGACACAGATGAAGAGCTGGAGTTTTTGGGAGAAAGTCTGGCATTGCCGCCATTTTTGGAGAATCGCCGCGAAGAAATTGAAAGCAGACTAAAGCCGCTGTGA
- a CDS encoding MarR family winged helix-turn-helix transcriptional regulator encodes MDSQSNRLDLLLWFRLSRIYNQSIRLSNQHLKKWGLTAAQFDVLVQVGSHTKISQQELGKKLFVTKGNITKLLQKMERMNIIEREQEWKTKYLSLTESGKALFQEVVPAQEDFQAGQFKNLTIDEKKQLHALLKKLKYEEELR; translated from the coding sequence ATGGATTCACAATCGAATCGTCTAGATTTACTGTTATGGTTCCGTCTGTCGAGGATTTACAATCAAAGCATTCGCCTGTCCAATCAGCACTTGAAAAAATGGGGCTTAACCGCTGCACAGTTTGATGTTTTGGTACAGGTAGGGAGTCATACGAAAATTTCTCAGCAAGAGCTTGGTAAAAAGTTATTTGTGACAAAAGGCAATATCACTAAGCTTCTTCAAAAGATGGAACGCATGAATATAATTGAACGGGAACAAGAGTGGAAAACGAAATACTTATCACTGACTGAATCCGGCAAGGCGTTATTTCAGGAAGTAGTACCGGCACAAGAAGATTTTCAGGCCGGTCAATTTAAAAATTTGACTATAGATGAGAAAAAACAGCTTCATGCTTTGTTGAAGAAATTAAAATACGAGGAGGAGTTACGATGA
- a CDS encoding DUF1232 domain-containing protein — MSEERLGLSIGQLLRNVLQERSLSMRKLGELTDIDTATISRIINDKRKATLDHLEKFSTILEIPLAKLLQAAGYPVENEKTSESAYDETIQQLADTSGLLSANFSIEKVEDQLAGYKAYVQTKEGRERILHDFEMKLKIAGGVGPFVDQLKELYNRFKMRDAAKRDLAVIGSALLYFIVPVDVIPDYLFAVGYLDDAVAVQIASSVLTKNS, encoded by the coding sequence ATGTCAGAAGAACGTCTTGGTCTTTCGATCGGGCAATTATTGCGGAATGTATTGCAGGAACGCTCATTGTCTATGCGTAAACTAGGCGAACTTACCGATATTGATACAGCGACCATCTCCCGTATCATCAATGACAAAAGAAAAGCAACGCTCGATCATTTAGAGAAGTTTTCTACAATATTGGAGATCCCTCTTGCCAAGCTGCTTCAGGCTGCAGGCTATCCTGTAGAAAATGAAAAAACGAGTGAATCTGCTTATGATGAAACGATTCAGCAACTGGCCGACACGTCAGGACTTCTGTCTGCCAATTTTTCGATTGAAAAAGTGGAAGATCAGCTGGCAGGTTACAAAGCGTATGTTCAGACGAAAGAAGGCAGAGAAAGAATTTTACATGACTTTGAAATGAAATTAAAAATTGCCGGCGGTGTAGGGCCTTTCGTCGATCAATTAAAAGAATTGTATAACCGATTTAAGATGCGGGATGCGGCTAAACGGGATCTTGCCGTCATCGGCAGCGCATTATTGTACTTTATCGTCCCTGTAGATGTGATTCCTGACTATTTATTTGCAGTCGGATATCTGGACGATGCAGTAGCTGTGCAAATCGCTTCAAGTGTACTAACCAAGAATTCATAA